The following DNA comes from Riemerella anatipestifer ATCC 11845 = DSM 15868.
TAAAAATGACATTTGGGAGTTTAGAACACTTTATGCAGGACTTCAAATTCGACTTCTTGCATTTTGGGACAAAACAGACGGAAAAGAAACTTTAGTACTTGCAACGCACGGGTTTATAAAGAAAGTTAACAAAGTCCCAACAAAAGAAATTGACAAAGCGGTCAAAATTAGAGAAAAATATTTTAGTAATAAACAAAATAGCAAATAAAATGGCAAATAACGAAATTAAATCATACTCACTTGCCGAAATGAAAGATAAATATATCGGTAAAGTTGGAACAAAAGAACGTGACGAGTACGAATATGAACTACGAATGGATGTTT
Coding sequences within:
- a CDS encoding type II toxin-antitoxin system RelE/ParE family toxin; translation: MQFFETRFLEEADKFISELDEKTARKLFYNIDLAQQTNDPRLFKKLKNDIWEFRTLYAGLQIRLLAFWDKTDGKETLVLATHGFIKKVNKVPTKEIDKAVKIREKYFSNKQNSK